A window of Ruminiclostridium herbifermentans genomic DNA:
GGCTCTTCATACTCATCAGCAAAAGCTACTACTAAGTCTCCAATTTTCTGTGAAGTTTTAAGTTCAACGCTTTTTAGCGTTCCATTGTATTCAAGTTTTTCAATAATTGCGGTATTAATGTACATGTAATTCTTTCCTCTCAATTTTAATAAAGTATAGTCAAATGAAATTTGGTATTCTATACAAATATCATCCAAACAATTATACTAATATAAATCACTACTATCCTGAAAAACTAAATATCCGATAATTTTTTCGATGTAATTAAATGTACAAAGTCACGTGGAGTAATTTTTTTATTTGCAAAAGCTTTTATTGCTTTTTCTCTCCATAATACATCTCCCACTGAATCAAAACTACGTCTAATCTCTTTAAGTACATTAAAACTATCCTGTGCCCATTTTAACAACTGATCTCTCGAAATATAATATATATCCTTGCCATGTATCGAAGCAGATGGCTCAATTTTTGTACTATTTGAAACAAATACGGTAATAACTTTTGGATTAGTTAAGAGAGAAAGCTTTTTAACATTTTCATTTACCCAATTAAGATGCCCCATTGCTTGTTTAACATGTTTGACCGGAATGGCCTTGTCATCTTTCTCATAAATCTTATCTTCAGATACTATACATAACTTTGCATGAATAATCCATATAGGATCAGGCTCCGCATCGCCTTTAGGATTAAATGTACTATACCCTAACCATTTTCCTAATAATTCATGTCCTCTTTCAAACTCTTCCCCATCTTCACTCTCAAGTAATTTAAGCACACTATCTAGTTCCTCGAAAAATTTGTTCATTCCTTTTTTCTTTGATACAAGTAACATTTTTTCTATGTTCTCAATAACATACTCCATCCCATTTGTAGATTCTTTTTTTGAGTCTTCTTCCGTTTTTATCTTGTTAAACCAATTCACAGAAATTGTTGTATTAGCAGCTTTATTTAAATAATCTTTATATACTGATTCATATGTACTATCGCCATTTTTATATATAGAATAAGCGCAGAATCCTCCAATATATGACCAAAATCCTCTATAACCTTTTAATGCCTCATCGTTCAATTTATAAATGATAGTGTCTATATGCTTTAAAGCTTCATGATAATCTTCTTTCCAAATTGAATACTGTGCTAAAACTTCATTTTTCGATGAGCTCATTAATGAAGCATACGATGTATTATTTATATCAACACTTGCTTCAATTTTTTCATCTCTAATTTCTAAAATATATTCCTCTGCATCTTCCCATTTATCCCTATCGTTTAAGAAGATGTTTAGTAACTTCAAATATTCATCAATACTACTTTTTTCTGTTGAATTCTCTTGTCCAAAAACGAGTTCAGCTTGTAATTCTGCATTAAATTGAACTAGCTTATTGGGTGAAAGTAATGAATTCATTAAATCATCACCAAAAATGCAAACCGCTGCATAATCCGTATGACTTCTTGTACATCTTCCAAGGGCTTGCACAATCCTAGTCTTAATTCTTTCTTCAAATAGTGTCATAGCAGCCATTCTTGATATCAAAAATTTTTCCTGTATATGAGTTGCATTAGGTAGATCAAATAAAATTAACATCCTACACTCTTCGTTAGGAAAATCAATACCATCAAAACGATTTGCTAGAATTGTAAAACCATTGTTACTCTTTATAAACGCTTCCTTTGACTCTTCAATATCTTTTCCAGTAAAAACTTCTACATTTGTATTCTCTTCAAGGAAACTTTTCATATCCTCCTGGGTATCATTATCATTTACAATCATTAATACCCTAGGAGTTAGTTCAGTTACTTTTTTAATAATCTCCCCAGTTTGTTCTTCCTTAAATGAAGCAAAAGGAAACATGAAGAATTTTCTACCAATAGTTTTGTTTTCCCAATCTTTTACCATTGGTAATTTCTTAATACTTGGTACTCCAAACGCCCTTTCTAACTCCCCACTTTTTCCAAGCGTAGCAGACATGTAAATACGCTGTTTTGCATTGATAAATGGTGCATAGCTCATAGTCGGTGGTATATAAGTTCTAATGACAATCTCTTTCCAACTTAAAAAAACATTACATGCATGTAAATTATTCTTAATATTAAACCAAGGATACTTCAACTTATTTTTATCATTTGCTTTTAAATACTCATCAATTGGTTTTTTAATAAGAGAATGATTATTGACTAATTTAATATTTGGAATTTTGTCAAACCATGTCATATCGTCTAGTGTTGCATCACTTGCCAACAATCTAGAATATGTTGAGTCTTCAATTAAGGGCTGGATACTTTCTGCAAGACAATAATATAAATCTTCATTTTCAAAACGGTTTACTAAAACAGTCCAATTTGAAGATATGTAACTCTCTCCTGAATGAGCATCATCAAAAATTAGTATGTCTGCATCGCCAAAAAATGAGTTTGTATTAAATAAGCTACTATAATTTGTAATAGCAATGCTTTGAGCAGTTTGATACATTAACTTATCATTAGGATTGTAATTCTTTGCGCTACCTGTAAATCCAACTGCCTTTATCCCATAAACTTTTTTTGAATATTCAACAGTCTGGTTAACTAATTGCTTTGTGGGGCAAAGATAGACTACTTTTTCCTTGAATTTTCGTCTTCTAAACTCCCCAATTAGCAATCCTACCAATGTTTTCCCTGTTCCTGTTGGGAGCTCAATTGCTATATCTTTTTCAGTTTGGTAAACTCCCAAATATAAATCTATCATTTTTGATTGATAATCATGAATACCCTCTATCTTTCTATTTTTATAATCATCATACATTTCCTGCGGTGTATTAAAATTGGCAGTTTCTCGTTTTCTTATTTTAAACTCACTCATGTTGTTCACCCCATATTAATCTAAATGTTAGAAGTCTACATTCCTAAATTAAATATTTATTATATAGTTTTATATATTTGTTATCTGTTAGGCGACTTGTGGAATAAATTTGGGATTATTTATATATTCTTTTATAAGTAAATCATAGTTAACAGCAATTTAAAATTTATATTTGCAAGGCCTTTATAATTGTTAAGTTTATCATCTATATTAACATTAACGTATTCTTTAATCTCCCAATATATCTCTTCCTGTAATTGAAAATCTGATAATAAAGATTAGTCTTTAATAAAAGCTACAGCATCCCAATATTCATACTTACTTATATGATTGTTCATTATTTGAATCATAGCCGGCTTAAGGTGTTTTTTAGCAATGTTTCTTATACACTTTTCTCAGTTCTTCAACCTCACTATTTATGCCCATACTATTACCTACGGTAAGCTATTCTTATATATCAAATCTCTATTAATCCTTAGATTTTATTATATATTCAACGACTCCTAATATTTCTGTCATTAATGTATATTCGATAAATCATTCCATTTTCCTCCATATATTTTTGTATAATTTTGTATTTATATATTTTTTTATAAACCATGTTAAATTATTGTTTTTATAAGAAAATCCAGGCATTAAGTTTAAATGTCAAAGGTGATATGCACTTAAAACCATGTTAAGCTAATTTGCTTCACGAACTGGAAATTTATAAGTTCCGTCCATAAACACACTTTAATATCATCAAATCCACTAATACTATTGCTCTATGTGCTTACGTTCTATTAAACCAACTGACTCAGCACTCTTTTTCTTTTACGCCAAACGGCACACCGAGTTAACATAAAATACACACCCTTGCACAGGCACTGAACCCAGTTTCTGTATGCCCCATTGAAAATAAATATACTTTTTTACACAGATTTTTCTCACATTAATTGATAGTCAAGAATATCCACCCCCCCGAATTCCCTTGTAGTAAGCACTCTCCACGTTTTCAGACATAAACACAAGTACCCATACTTTGTATCAAAGTAACCGTCAAATCCCACCCACATTTAAATACCTATAACTTCATGAGATAATCTACTCATAGAATTTTATGGAGGTAGATTGAACTTATGAATACAAAACAGGATACACGAAGAAGTAAGTGGATCTCTATTGTAAACGAATTTAATAATAGCAAATTAACACAGGCTGAATTTAGTAGAAAAAATGATTTAGATGCAAAACAGCTTAGCAGTTGGGTCAGAAAATTAAAACATAATGGGTTGCTAAATCAGGAGACTATTCAAGAATGGGTTGCACTAAAATCACAAACGCCACAGGAATTTGGAGTGAATTCACCAAGTACATTGAACATTAAAATTGGATGCGCTACAATAGAAGTGCAAGATGGTTTTAATTCAAGTCTCTTAGTTCAAGTTGTTGATACATTAAGGTCAATATGTTGAACACAATCCCCGGTAATAACATTTTCCTAGCCTGTGGTAGTACAGATATGCGCAAATCAATAGATGGTTTAGCAGCAATGGTTCAATTATGCTTTTCACTTGACCCCTTCTCGTCTTGTCTATTTGTGTTCTGCAATAGAAATCGTGACAAGCTTAAAATTCTTAGGTGGGAGCATAATGGATTCTGGCTATACTATCGCAGACTAGAGAGAGGTAAATTTCAATGGCCTAACACAAACAACGGGACAACACTGTCCATTAATTCTAGACAATTAAACTGGCTTTTAGACGGATTATCAATAGAGCAAAAAAGTGCACATAAAATAGTATCTGCAAAGGCAGTAATTTAGAGGTTTTCAAGTAGTTTTTTTGTTACATTTTTATTGAGCAAAGCATTAAAATTTGATATAATAATGCTATGGAAAATACAAATAATAAATTAACTGAAATACAACAAATACAGGCTTTACAAGAGAAAATTGTAGCCCTTGAAAATAAGAATACAAACCTTGAAAATCAAAATGCAAATCTCGAAAACAAGAATACAAATCTTGAAAATAAGAACGCAGAATTAACTACTAAGCTTAACTGGTTTGAAGAGCATTTTCGTCTTAACCAGCATAGGCTTTATGGGAGCTCCAGTGAAAAGACTGCTCGTTCAGAACAAATGACGCTTTTTAATGAAGCTGAAGCATTAAGCGATGTTAAACCTCAGCCTCCAGAGCCAACTATCGAAGATATTTCATATACTCGTAAAAAGAAGCAAAAGGGGCATAAAGAGGAAATGCTAAAGGAACTTCCTTGTGAGACTATTGAATACAAGCTGTCTGAAGATGAACGAGTATGTAATACCTGTGGTGAAGCTCTGCACGAAATGAGTAAAGAGATAACAAAAGAATTAAAGATAATCCCTCCACAGGTATCAGTTGTTGAGCATGTAAGGTATGTTTACAGCTGCCGTAACTGTGAAAAAACAGGCATTAAAACAAATGTAGTTACTGCATCTATGCCAAAAAGAGCTCTCCCAGGTAGCATTGCATCAGCAGATACTATTGCATATACTATGGTTCAAAAATATATGTATGGTATCCCGTTAAATCGTCAAGAGCAGAGTTGGAAGCAGCTTGATGTGGATATTTCAAGGCAGACTATGGCGAATTGGCTGATTTCAGCATCAAACAGATGGCTCACAATAGTATATGACCGTATGAGGCAAAAGCTATTAGAGTACGATATAATTTGTGCTGACGAAACAACTGTTCAGGTACTTAATGAGCCTGGACGAGCAGCTGAGACCACTTCATATATGTGGTTATACCGCACTGGTAGAGACGGTCCACCAATGGCATTGCTTGAGTATCAGACCACCAGAGCAAGGAAGCATGCTAAAAGATTTTTAGGTGACTTTAAAGGGTACCTTTGTACTGATGCATATCAATCATATGATGGACTTGATGGAGTTATTAATATATTTTGTAATGCTCATGCCCGTCGTAAGTTTGATGAGGCTTTAAAGTCATTGCCAAAAGAAGCCGCTGATAAAAATTGCGTAGCCAAGGAAGGTCTAAAATTTTTTGAGGAACTCTATAAAATTGAAAAAGTATTGCATAATGTAAGTCCAGAAGAAAGATATGAAAAGCGACTTGAGAAAAGTAAGCCTATACTAGATAAGTTCTACGAGTGGCTCAAATACCAGCGTCCAAGAGTAACCCCTAAAAGCACTATTGGACAGGCCATTAACTACTGTATTAATCATATGGATAACCTAGCTGGGTATCTTAAAGATGGCAGATTATATATAGACAATAACAACAGCGAACGGAGTATGAAAAGTTTTGCAGTGTTACGTAAAAACTTCTTATTTTGCAATACACAGAACGGAGCTACTGCAAGTGCAGTAATTTTCAGTATAATTGAGACCGCCAAGGAGAATAACCTTAAGCCCTTCGAATATCTAAAATACTTACTTGAAGCCTTACCAAATATTGATACCAACAGCCTTGACGAGATTGATAGGCTACTACCATGGTCAGAGCATATACCCGAAGGCTGTAAATTAAATAAAAAATAGACCTATCCCTATCCAACAAAATTGGATGGGGATTTTAATCTATATAGCCAAATTACACAAAACAATCATTTTGTTGGCTATATTTATGAGTCAAGAGCCATTTAAGACCATTTTCAATGATTACGTTAAATTAGCATTTGTTAAAAAGGTCAAATTTTTTATGAAATTTTTAAAAGTGAAATATCTTGTTTTCTTAAAAATGCTTTAATTTTCGTTTGGCAAGGTGGAAGATTTTTGACGCTTACGATTTTTCTCACATTAATTGATAGTCAAGAATATCCACCCCCCCGAATTCCCTTGTAGTAAGCACTCTCCACGTTTTCAGACATAAACACAAGTACCCATACTTTGTATCAAAGTATGGGTACTTGTGTAGTGAGGGCGAAGAGTCGTTTTCACTGTTTTCAATAAACAAATACGCAAAATCCCTTTCCTATTTGCGTATTTATACGACCCCCCTACGCCAAAAATCATCAAAAAAGTGTGTCCACGGAAACATAAAACACACAACAAAAAAGGGGCATATAGCCCCGAACCTTTGATATCAAGCTACTTCCGTTCTATCAGCACGACTGACTCAACGTGCCCACTCCACGGGAACATGTCCACTGGCTGCACGTGCTTTACTTCAAATCCATTCTCATGCAAAAACTTCACGTCTCGTGCCAGCGTGGATGGGTTACAGCTTACGTATACGATGCGCTGGGGTTGCATGTCAACAAGTGTCTTCAGCAGACTCTCTTCACAACCCTTTCTTGGTGGGTCAACCACAACCACATCAGCCCTAGCACCCTCTTCATACAGCTTGGGGATTACAGTTTCTGCCTCACCCACCAAGAATTCAACATTCTCTATGCCGTTTAATTGGGCATTTCTTTTAGCATCGGCAATTGCATCGGGTACAACTTCTACCCCAATGACTTTTTTCGCTTTCTCAGAAAGGAATAGCGAAATGGTACCAATACCGCAATAAAGATCAAAGACAGTTTCATTGCCTGTAAGTCCTGCATATTCTAATGCCTTATTGTACAGAACCTCTGTTTGAACAGGATTGACTTGAAAGAAGGACAGAGGTGAAATATTAAACTTGTATTTTCCAATATAGTCTGAAATATAACCCTGTCCGTAAATACAGGTATTCTTATCACCCAAAATGATATTTGTGTTTCTAGTATTTACATTAACCATAATACTCTTAATGTTTTCATATCTATCACACAAA
This region includes:
- the tnpA gene encoding IS66 family insertion sequence element accessory protein TnpA; translated protein: MNTKQDTRRSKWISIVNEFNNSKLTQAEFSRKNDLDAKQLSSWVRKLKHNGLLNQETIQEWVALKSQTPQEFGVNSPSTLNIKIGCATIEVQDGFNSSLLVQVVDTLRSIC
- the tnpC gene encoding IS66 family transposase, giving the protein MENTNNKLTEIQQIQALQEKIVALENKNTNLENQNANLENKNTNLENKNAELTTKLNWFEEHFRLNQHRLYGSSSEKTARSEQMTLFNEAEALSDVKPQPPEPTIEDISYTRKKKQKGHKEEMLKELPCETIEYKLSEDERVCNTCGEALHEMSKEITKELKIIPPQVSVVEHVRYVYSCRNCEKTGIKTNVVTASMPKRALPGSIASADTIAYTMVQKYMYGIPLNRQEQSWKQLDVDISRQTMANWLISASNRWLTIVYDRMRQKLLEYDIICADETTVQVLNEPGRAAETTSYMWLYRTGRDGPPMALLEYQTTRARKHAKRFLGDFKGYLCTDAYQSYDGLDGVINIFCNAHARRKFDEALKSLPKEAADKNCVAKEGLKFFEELYKIEKVLHNVSPEERYEKRLEKSKPILDKFYEWLKYQRPRVTPKSTIGQAINYCINHMDNLAGYLKDGRLYIDNNNSERSMKSFAVLRKNFLFCNTQNGATASAVIFSIIETAKENNLKPFEYLKYLLEALPNIDTNSLDEIDRLLPWSEHIPEGCKLNKK
- a CDS encoding DEAD/DEAH box helicase family protein; the protein is MSEFKIRKRETANFNTPQEMYDDYKNRKIEGIHDYQSKMIDLYLGVYQTEKDIAIELPTGTGKTLVGLLIGEFRRRKFKEKVVYLCPTKQLVNQTVEYSKKVYGIKAVGFTGSAKNYNPNDKLMYQTAQSIAITNYSSLFNTNSFFGDADILIFDDAHSGESYISSNWTVLVNRFENEDLYYCLAESIQPLIEDSTYSRLLASDATLDDMTWFDKIPNIKLVNNHSLIKKPIDEYLKANDKNKLKYPWFNIKNNLHACNVFLSWKEIVIRTYIPPTMSYAPFINAKQRIYMSATLGKSGELERAFGVPSIKKLPMVKDWENKTIGRKFFMFPFASFKEEQTGEIIKKVTELTPRVLMIVNDNDTQEDMKSFLEENTNVEVFTGKDIEESKEAFIKSNNGFTILANRFDGIDFPNEECRMLILFDLPNATHIQEKFLISRMAAMTLFEERIKTRIVQALGRCTRSHTDYAAVCIFGDDLMNSLLSPNKLVQFNAELQAELVFGQENSTEKSSIDEYLKLLNIFLNDRDKWEDAEEYILEIRDEKIEASVDINNTSYASLMSSSKNEVLAQYSIWKEDYHEALKHIDTIIYKLNDEALKGYRGFWSYIGGFCAYSIYKNGDSTYESVYKDYLNKAANTTISVNWFNKIKTEEDSKKESTNGMEYVIENIEKMLLVSKKKGMNKFFEELDSVLKLLESEDGEEFERGHELLGKWLGYSTFNPKGDAEPDPIWIIHAKLCIVSEDKIYEKDDKAIPVKHVKQAMGHLNWVNENVKKLSLLTNPKVITVFVSNSTKIEPSASIHGKDIYYISRDQLLKWAQDSFNVLKEIRRSFDSVGDVLWREKAIKAFANKKITPRDFVHLITSKKLSDI
- the tnpB gene encoding IS66 family insertion sequence element accessory protein TnpB (TnpB, as the term is used for proteins encoded by IS66 family insertion elements, is considered an accessory protein, since TnpC, encoded by a neighboring gene, is a DDE family transposase.), with protein sequence MLNTIPGNNIFLACGSTDMRKSIDGLAAMVQLCFSLDPFSSCLFVFCNRNRDKLKILRWEHNGFWLYYRRLERGKFQWPNTNNGTTLSINSRQLNWLLDGLSIEQKSAHKIVSAKAVI